TGATAACCATTCGCGCTGCGCTTCGGTTTCGACGCCTTCGGCGATCATCTGCAAATTAAGACTATGAGCCAGCTGTATGATGGCGGAGATCATGCTGCAATCTTCAGGAACACCATCGACAAACATCTTATCGATTTTAAGTACATCTACAGGTAACGACTTCATATGCTGCAGCTGTCGTAGACCCGCATACCCCATACCAAAGTCATCCAGCGCAATACGCACGCCCGCGTTGCGCAGCGGGCGTAAAATAGCCACAGCGGCATTAGGATCGTCAATATGTCGGCTTTCGGTCACTTCCAGAATCAACGTCCCTGGCTTGATGCGATAGCGGTTTAGCAATTCCAGCAGATCCGACACCATACTGGGGTGCATCAGCTGTAACGCAGACAGGTTTACCGAGAGCGGTAGCATCAGGCCACGTTCCTGCCAGGCTGAGAGCTGGCGGCATGTTTCTTCCAGCACCCAGTAACCAACCGTCACCATCAGACCACAGGACTCGATTCTGTCGATTAACCCTTCTGGCAGCTCCCAGCTTCCGTCCGGCTGCTGCATCCGCAATAAGGCTTCCGCGCTCAATACCTTACCGCTGGACATCTCCACCTGCGGCTGCATCCAGAGCGCAAACTGATGGTTATCCAGCGCGGTCAGAATATCGTTCTCTTCCGTCAAACGCTGCTGCGCCTCTTCCATCTGCAACGGATCAAAGAACTGAATCTGATTTTTACCCTTATGACGCGACGTTAAGACGGCTGAGAGCGCCCGGCGATATAGCTGCTCTGCGGTTAAATCACCATTAAACATCGCCACACCAATGTTGCAGGTCGGACGCAGTTGAATGCCCTGAATTGGCAACCGCTCGTTAACGATAGTGAGTACTTGCTGACCTAACGTAATCGCATGCCAGGGCTCTTTTACACCATGTGCGATAATAGCAAAATCATAGCCGCTCACCTGGGTCAGCACCATCCTGGGGGCTAATACCGACTTCAGCTTTTCGACCAGCGTGAGCAGCAGAATTTCCCGCTGGGTTTCGGTTAACACTCCCGCAGTATCACGCAGGGTTTCACAGGTGACAATCATCAGCGCCGTCGTCTGCTGGCGGGTAACAACCTGCTCCAGCAGCCCCATTAGAAACGACTTGTTGGGGAGTTCGGAAACCGGAAACCGCATTGCATAGTCGCTTTGCTCTTCGCTATGGCGCTTAATCAACTGCTGATTGAGGTTGTAGCTACGCACCAGCATTCCAATCTCATCATCCTGATGAAGATGCGGTAATTCCAGTTGATAACCAATCAGGTCCTGTTGTTGAATGTCGTTTAGCTCACGAGCGATTTTGCGTAAAGGGTGCACAATCAATCGGTTAATGCACCAGGAGATAGCGACTGTCAGTATTAACGACAAAAGTAAGTAAATGGTCACTAACGTCGAGAGCGTACTCATCACGAACTTGTACATGCGGTACGAATCCGCCTGTAGCACCAGATACGCCAGCGGTTGTGGGTTTGCAGAACGCTCAAGAGAATAAACCGGCAGCGAAATCTGTACCGGAAGCTCAAACAGGCGGGTCACCGTAACCGGAACCGGGCGTTCAGGAATAAAGCTCATCCGCAGCGCCTGAAACTGATTGGGCAGCACCACATCAGCGCGGCTAACCACGCCGGCTGGCCGAATACTTCTTAAAATGGCTTCCGCTTCGGGAATATCCCCTTTGAGGATTGTGCCCGACAGAGGCTCACGGACAGAGCGAGCGATACTTTCCAGTTGGGTAGCCGTGTTATAGCGGTTCTGTTGGACCAGATGGAACAACAAAACGGTGCAAAAAATAAAAACAAACACCATGACAACGGCCGCAACCATTGCCATCTGCTTAATT
The Citrobacter arsenatis DNA segment above includes these coding regions:
- the hmsP gene encoding biofilm formation regulator HmsP — encoded protein: MRVSRSLTIKQMAMVAAVVMVFVFIFCTVLLFHLVQQNRYNTATQLESIARSVREPLSGTILKGDIPEAEAILRSIRPAGVVSRADVVLPNQFQALRMSFIPERPVPVTVTRLFELPVQISLPVYSLERSANPQPLAYLVLQADSYRMYKFVMSTLSTLVTIYLLLSLILTVAISWCINRLIVHPLRKIARELNDIQQQDLIGYQLELPHLHQDDEIGMLVRSYNLNQQLIKRHSEEQSDYAMRFPVSELPNKSFLMGLLEQVVTRQQTTALMIVTCETLRDTAGVLTETQREILLLTLVEKLKSVLAPRMVLTQVSGYDFAIIAHGVKEPWHAITLGQQVLTIVNERLPIQGIQLRPTCNIGVAMFNGDLTAEQLYRRALSAVLTSRHKGKNQIQFFDPLQMEEAQQRLTEENDILTALDNHQFALWMQPQVEMSSGKVLSAEALLRMQQPDGSWELPEGLIDRIESCGLMVTVGYWVLEETCRQLSAWQERGLMLPLSVNLSALQLMHPSMVSDLLELLNRYRIKPGTLILEVTESRHIDDPNAAVAILRPLRNAGVRIALDDFGMGYAGLRQLQHMKSLPVDVLKIDKMFVDGVPEDCSMISAIIQLAHSLNLQMIAEGVETEAQREWLSQAGVEVAQGFLFARPVPANTFEERYLAPENADYKS